TTAAATCTCAGAACATGGCGTTGAATTCCTATATTACAGAAGAAGGTCTGGAGATGGGACGGGCGCAGGTGATGCAGGCGGAAGCTGCAAAGATCCGACCGTTGGCATGTATGAATCCGATCCTTTTGAAACCGACCAATGATACCGGATCTCAGGTGATTTTAAATGGCGAAGTAAAAGGGGTGATGGCGGCACGGGAATACTATCGCCATAAAAAGGAATATATCCCACATATTATGAAGGCATATCAGCAGTTGGAAGAGGCATTTGATGTGATCGTGATCGAGGGGGCCGGTTCGCCGGCGGAAATCAATCTGAAACAGGACGATATCGTCAACATGGGCATGGCGAAGATGGCGGATGCACCGGTACTTCTGGCAGCAGATATCGACCGTGGCGGAGTGTTTGCACAATTGGTAGGAACCATGGAACTTTTGGAAGAAGAGGAACGAAGTCGGGTAAAAGGTGTGATCATCAATAAATTCCGGGGCGATAAAGAAATCCTGCGACCGGGTCTGGAAATGCTGGAAGAAAAAATCCATGTTCCGGTACTGGGGGTTGTGCCCTATTTTTATCTGGACATTGATGAAGAAGACAGCTTAAGTGAACGGTTCCGTGGGCAGAAAAAAGAAGGTGCGCTGTTGGATGTGGCGGTGATTCGTTTTCCGAGAATCTCCAATTTTACAGATCTGATGCCCTTGGAAGAGTCAGAACTGATCAATCTTCGCTATGTATCGTCGCCGGAAGCATTTGGAGAACCGGATGCGGTGATACTCCCGGGCAGTAAAAATACGATTGCAGATCTCAGATGGATGCGCCAGAATGGACTGGAAGCGAAGCTCTTAAAACATGTGTCTCGTGGAAATGCGGTGCTTGGAATCTGTGGCGGTTATCAGATGATGGGACAGAAAATTCTGGATGAATACAAGGTAGAAGGCGGCGGAACGATTCAGGGACTGGGGCTGCTTCCGATGGAGACTGCCTTTGAGGAAGAAAAAACCAGAACCAGAGTGCAGGGAACCTTTGGGCAGCTTCCGGAGTTCTGGAATGCGTTTGAAGGTGCACAGATCGAGGGGTATGAGATCCATATGGGCAGGACGGAAACGGAAGGCAAGCCTGTACTGGAACTCTGCGAAATGTATGAAAGAGGACGGAATGCACAATGGGGACAGGGGCAAATGGAAGAAAATTGCGAAAAGGGTCAGGCCCCAATGGAAGAAAACTGTGAAAAGGGTCAGGCCCCAATGCGGCAGCACAGCAAAACGGACGGTTGTGTGAAGAACAACTGTATGGGCTGTTATGTACACGGGTTCTTTGACGATGCAATGGTTGTGAAAGCATGGATCAAAACCTTGCTGAAACAGAAAGGATTGCCGGAGGACATGGAGATTCAGGTGCAGGATCAGAGTGCATATAAGGAAACCCAGTATGATCAATTGGCGGAAATCATGCGGGAAAATCTGGATATGGAAGCCATTTACCGGATCCTGGAAGGAGGCAGCGGATGTTCCATTTAATTACAGGGGGCAGTGGAAGTGGCAAGTCGGAGTATGCGGAATCAGAAGTGGAGCGGCTGGCGCATCTGACGGAAAGTGAAGAAAAATACTATATTGCAACCATGTTTCCTTATGGAGAAGAAACCTTACAGAAGATCCGGCGGCATCAGCAGATGCGGACAGGGAAGGGCTTTGTTACATTAGAGTGTTACACCGATTTGTATCGGTTGGCTGCTTCAGATCCATTTTTAGGCGAACCATCAAAACGTCCGACGGTTCTATTGGAATGTATGTCCAATCTTTTGGCAAATGAATGTTATATGGAATCCGGCGCGCAAGCACGGGAACTAGATCCTGTGGGGGAAATCGAGAAAGGAATGGAAACCCTGCTCCGGTGCTGTGAACATGTAGTGGTGGTGACGAACGAAGTCTTTTCAGATATCCCGGTGGAAAGCAAAGAAATGAAAAGTTATCTGGAGTATCTGGGCAAGATCAATCAGTGGATGGCGAAGCGAGCGGATCAGGTGACGGAAGTTGTGTATGGAATTCCGTTGAAAAGGGAAATAAGTGGAGAAAATGGAGGAAAAGGGATGCGGATGTACATCGGTGGTGCATATCAGGGGAAATTATCTTATGCAAAACAGCAAAATCCGGACATAAAGTGGAGAGACGGTGCATCCTGCACCCTGGAAGAACTTCTGGAAGCGCAGGGAGTGTACCGATTCCAGGAATTTATCCGAAAGCATATGGAAATCGAGGATCTGGCAGAGCAATTAATCCAGGAGAATCCGAGATCTGTGATCGTGACCGATGAGATTGGCTACGGACTGGTGCCTGTGGAAGAGGAAGCAAGAAATTTCAGGGAGCGGACGGGAAGAATCTGTACGAAGCTGGCAGCGCATTGTGAAAGAGTGGAGCGGATTGTCTGCGGAATTTCAACGAGAATTCGGTGAAAAAACCAGTGTAAGTCGAGGTAGGAAACCGAGACGGATTCGAAAATCGGAAGAAGAGACGATGAAAGACGAAAAGCTGTCATGAAAGGAAGCAGATGCAGTAAATCGGAAACGATGCAGCATAAAGTAAGAAACGCAGGAGGAAGAAAGGAAATGGAAATAGAATTGGAACGTGTCAAACCGGCGGAGATTGAAACGCGCAGCTTTGAAATCATTACGGAAGAACTGGGGGAGACAGGACTTTCAAAATTGATTCCTGGGACAGAACCTATTGTAAAACGTTGTATTCATACCAGTGCGGATTTTGATTATGCGAAGAATCTGCGTTTTTCCGAAGGCGTGGTGGACAAGGCATTAAATGCCCTGAGAAATGGAGCATCCATTGTAACAGATACGCAGATGGCGAAAGCAGGGATCAATAAACGAAAGCTGGCGCAATTCGGCGGGCAGGTATATTGCTTTATGTCGGATGAGGATGTGGCTGAAAAAGCAAAAGCAATGGGGACGACCCGGGCAACTGCCAGTATGGAAAAGGCAGCAGAGATCAAAGAACCGTTGATCTTCGCAGTAGGAAATGCACCGACTGCGCTGGTAAAACTCTACGAATTGATTCAGGAGAAACGACTGGCTCCGGAACTGATCATCGGGGTTCCGGTGGGATTTGTCAATGTGGTTCAGTCGAAAGAGTTGATCCTTTCTCTGACGGATACACCGTATATCGTGGCTCAGGGACGAAAAGGAGGAAGCAATATTGCAGCCTGTATCTGCAATGCATTGCTTTATATGCTGTAAGATGGGAAAGCAGGAGAGAAATTTGGAGAAAAAACAAAAGCCGTATTTTCCGATGTTTGTGAATCTATCGGAACAACAGATCCTCTGTATCGGAGGCGGAACGATTGCGGCAAGACGGATTCGGACGTTGACAAGATTTACAGATCATCTGATCGTGATGGCACCGGAAATCTGCGAAGAGATGAGAGAACTCCTGGAGCAGTTTCCGATTATGTGGATTCAAAAGAAACTGAAAGCGGAAGAAGTTATTGCGATAGAAAATGGGATTCATGAAAAATCAGCAGAAATAAATGGATGTGAGAAAACAGATTTAAATTTTCAGGATATATACATGGTGCTGGCCACTACCAATGATGATGAGTTGAATCATGTGATCGTGAAAGCATGTAAAGAACGGGGGATTCTGGTGAATACCTGTGATGATAAGTCGCAGTGCGACTTTTATTTTCCGGCAGTGACGGAAATAGATGGAATTGTGATCGGTCTCAATTCCGGTGGAAAAGATCCCAAAAAAGTAAGGGAAGTCCGACAGAAGATTGAAAAGATGAAGTGTTGACGGAATCCTGTGTCACTGGTACAATAAGAGACAAAATATATCAAGAAATACAGGAAGGACAAAGGAAATGAATTTCTTAGAAGAACGTATTTTAAAAGACGGAATTGTAAAAGAAGGAAATGTATTAAAGGTAGATAGTTTCTTAAATCACCAGATGGATATTGACTTGTTCAACCAGATTGGAGAAGAGTTTAAGAAGAGATTTGAAGGAAAGAAGATCGACAAGATCCTGACCATTGAAGCATCCGGAATCGGAATCGCCTGTATCGTAGCGCAGCATTTTCATGTACCGGTAGTGTTTGCAAAGAAAGCAAAAAGCATCAATCTGGAAGGGGAGATGTATGTGGCAGAAGTTGAGTCTTTTACCCATAAGACGAAGAATCAGGTGATCGTAGCGCAGAAGTTCTTAAACGAAGGAGAGCATGTGCTTCTGATCGATGATTTCCTGGCAAACGGATGTGCCTTACAGGGACTGATCCAGCTGGTGAACCAGGCCGGTGCAGAGGTAGAAGGAATCGGAATCGTCATTGAGAAAGGATTCCAGACCGGTGGCCGTGTGATCCGAAATATGGGATATCAGTTAGAGTCTCTTGCAATCGTGGAAAGCATGGACAGCGAGAAGAATGAAATTCATTTCCGTGAACAATAAATAGAATCTTCTTCTTTTTTGATTTGCTAAGCATACGACAAAAAGATTCAGTGAACCTCTTTGAGTTAGAGTTATAGGAACACAACTTTAACTCCCGCCAAAGGAATGCACAAGGTAAGCGTAAGCGGTTCCCGTTGCAACCTTTTGCGGGAGGATAATGGTTTTATATACTGACATTATTCCGCAAGGATCACATCGATCCCTGCTTTTTTTAATGCAGAAATCTGGGCTTCATCTACGCCGGTGTCTGTGATAATATGTCCGATTTCCGGAAGGTTTACCACGTTGTCGAGATAAGGATGTACCTTAAATTTGGAGGAATCGGCCAAAATATAACAGGTCTCTCCGGAACGGCAGAGCGCACTTTCGGTGCGGGGGTCAAAATCCACGGAAGTGATACCCATGCGCAGATCGATGGAGTCGGCACCGTTGTAAACTTTGTCTACGTGAATTTCTTTAAAGAAGTTTTCGGCAGTCAGCCCCCGGCAGGCGCTGTTACGTTTCATGATCCAGCCGCCTGACACATAAATAGTGATGCCATCATCGTTCAGCAATTCATAAGCGATAGGAATGGAATCAGTTACGACGGTCAGATCCTGTTTGCCATGAAGCATGGTTGCCATCAGATAAAGGGTGGTTCCGCTTCCGAGGCAGATGTAATCGCCGTCTTCTACGGTAGCAGCAGCGGAGGCAGCAATCTTTAATTTTTCTTCCCGGTGTGCGATGTTCATATAATCGCGATGGTGGGTGGCGGAGCGGTCTTCTTTATTATCTAAGATGGCACCACCGTGAGTTCGCTTTAACAATCCTTTGTCCTGCATTTTTTGAAGTAGGATTCGGGCGGTAGAAGGAGAAATGCTTAACATATCAGTTACGTCCCCGACCCGGATGCTTCCCTGATTTTGCAGAAAATTCATAATAATTTCTTCGCGCTCCTCGGAAAACCGAGGGGCGTTTGTATTGTTAGAAGTTGTTGCAGTTGAAACGGGTGTGTTTGAAGTTGATGTCTGATTCATAGAGGTCCTTTCTGAACTGTTCTTCTGAGATTCGGTATCTTTCTATTCTAAGTGCTTCTATTTGGGGTGAAAAATCATGATAGAATGATTTTTCTTAAAGTTTATTCTTATAAATTCATTATAAGCGAAAATGTTTACGAGTACAAGAATAACGTTAAGAAGTTGTTAAAAACAATTATAAACAATTGTTGTATTTTTTTGCAAATGTTAAAAAATAAACAAAAACAAGCAAAAATAATGATTTTGATTGTGTAAAATAAACAAAAAAGATGAATGCTAATTATGATAAACGACGAAAACGATTGAAAACGATTAAAAACGATTGCAAATGATGATTTGCGGTGATAGTATGATGGCAAGAAAAGAAATGAAACATAAAAACGAGAACAGAAAGACAGATCAGCAAAGAAAAATGAAAAAGGAGGAAGAAGAGATGACACCGGAACTGATCATTATGCTGACGAATCATGACATTACCGTCAGCAATGCGGAAGAGGTTTTTGAAAGCTGTAAAGACCTTCCGGCAAAGAAATGGGGCTTCAAAGACGTAGGGCTTCCGAAGGAAGAGATGAAGCGTCTGGCGGAAAAGATGAAAGAAGCCGGAAAAGAAACGTATATGGAAGTAGTGACCTACACAGAGGAAGAGTGCCTGGAAAGCGCAAAACTTGCTTATGAATGTGGATTTGATCATCTGACAGGAACGATTCCTTTTGATTCCATTTTCGATTATGCGAAAGAAAAAGGATTGAAATATTCTCCTTTCTGCGGAGAGGTTGGAGGAAGTCCGGTGGAATTGAAAGGAAGCATAGAAGAAGTCGTAGCTTCTGCAAAAGCATGCATTGAAAAAGGTGCCGAGGGAATTGATCTGACTTCTTACCGCTATACGGACGGAGATCCGCTGGAACTGACAAAAGCAGTTGTGGAAGCGGTAGGCGCTGATAAAGTCTGTATCGCCGGAAGCATAGGAAATACCGGGCGGATGGATGAAATGCAAGAAGCGGGAGTTGCCGAATATACCATGGGAAGCGCCCTGTTCCAGGCAAATTTCGTAAAGGATGGAAGCTTCCGGGAAAATCTGGAGTTTGTGCTGAATTATCTTGCTAAATAAACAGAAGCATATGGAATGCATGGAACGGCACTTCGAAAAGCAGAAGTATTTTAAGCAAAATAGAGAAAATAAACAATAACAGGAAAACGATAAAAGTAATCACACAGAGAAAACAAACAAAAAGCAGCAAAGCAGTAAAACGTAACAAAAAATCACACACCAAAAACACAGAACAAAAGTAACACTGTAACAGGAAAAGAAAATCAAACAAGAAAAGGAGAATGAAAAATGAGCTTAGACAAATTTACACATGTATTTCCGGCGATGGTAACTCCAATGAACGAAGACGGAAGCTTCAACTATGAAGTAGCAAAGAAACATATCGACTGGATGATGGACAACGGAATCGGTGGAATCGGCGTATTGATGGCTTCCGGAGAATATCAGAGTGTGACACTGGAGGAGCACAAAGCTTACGTAAATGAGATCGTTCCTTATGTAAAAGCAAAAGGTGGATCCGTAATCGTCGGATGTTCCAGAGAGCGTGTAGAAGATGCCTGCGAACTGATGAACAATGCATATAAGGCAGGTGCAGATGCTGCCATGGTACTTCCGTCCTTCTATTATCATCAGTCCCAGGAAGAAATCATCGACCATTATACTTATTTAAATGACAATTCTGATCTGGACATCATGGTATATAATAATCCGAACGTTACATCCGGAATCAGCAAAGAAACCATGCAGACACTTTACAAACTGCCACATGTAAAGATCGTAAAAGATGCATCGATGGTCATCGATGTGATGACAGACTTTATCTTTGATGCAGAAAAAGCAGAAGAAGACAAAGGTGTTCTATGCGGATGTGATTACCTGCTCTATCAGGCGTATGCAACCGGAGCAATCGGATGGATCAGCATGACAGCTAACATTTTACCGAAACTGTCCGCTGACTTCCACCATGCAATGATCGTGGAAAAGGATTAC
This window of the Mediterraneibacter butyricigenes genome carries:
- a CDS encoding precorrin-8X methylmutase, which encodes MEIELERVKPAEIETRSFEIITEELGETGLSKLIPGTEPIVKRCIHTSADFDYAKNLRFSEGVVDKALNALRNGASIVTDTQMAKAGINKRKLAQFGGQVYCFMSDEDVAEKAKAMGTTRATASMEKAAEIKEPLIFAVGNAPTALVKLYELIQEKRLAPELIIGVPVGFVNVVQSKELILSLTDTPYIVAQGRKGGSNIAACICNALLYML
- a CDS encoding precorrin-2 dehydrogenase/sirohydrochlorin ferrochelatase family protein; amino-acid sequence: MEKKQKPYFPMFVNLSEQQILCIGGGTIAARRIRTLTRFTDHLIVMAPEICEEMRELLEQFPIMWIQKKLKAEEVIAIENGIHEKSAEINGCEKTDLNFQDIYMVLATTNDDELNHVIVKACKERGILVNTCDDKSQCDFYFPAVTEIDGIVIGLNSGGKDPKKVREVRQKIEKMKC
- a CDS encoding cobyric acid synthase, translated to MKRKAKPIMIQGTMSNVGKSVLAGGLCRVLVQDGYRTAPFKSQNMALNSYITEEGLEMGRAQVMQAEAAKIRPLACMNPILLKPTNDTGSQVILNGEVKGVMAAREYYRHKKEYIPHIMKAYQQLEEAFDVIVIEGAGSPAEINLKQDDIVNMGMAKMADAPVLLAADIDRGGVFAQLVGTMELLEEEERSRVKGVIINKFRGDKEILRPGLEMLEEKIHVPVLGVVPYFYLDIDEEDSLSERFRGQKKEGALLDVAVIRFPRISNFTDLMPLEESELINLRYVSSPEAFGEPDAVILPGSKNTIADLRWMRQNGLEAKLLKHVSRGNAVLGICGGYQMMGQKILDEYKVEGGGTIQGLGLLPMETAFEEEKTRTRVQGTFGQLPEFWNAFEGAQIEGYEIHMGRTETEGKPVLELCEMYERGRNAQWGQGQMEENCEKGQAPMEENCEKGQAPMRQHSKTDGCVKNNCMGCYVHGFFDDAMVVKAWIKTLLKQKGLPEDMEIQVQDQSAYKETQYDQLAEIMRENLDMEAIYRILEGGSGCSI
- a CDS encoding uroporphyrinogen decarboxylase/cobalamine-independent methonine synthase family protein, encoding MMARKEMKHKNENRKTDQQRKMKKEEEEMTPELIIMLTNHDITVSNAEEVFESCKDLPAKKWGFKDVGLPKEEMKRLAEKMKEAGKETYMEVVTYTEEECLESAKLAYECGFDHLTGTIPFDSIFDYAKEKGLKYSPFCGEVGGSPVELKGSIEEVVASAKACIEKGAEGIDLTSYRYTDGDPLELTKAVVEAVGADKVCIAGSIGNTGRMDEMQEAGVAEYTMGSALFQANFVKDGSFRENLEFVLNYLAK
- a CDS encoding bifunctional adenosylcobinamide kinase/adenosylcobinamide-phosphate guanylyltransferase, which encodes MFHLITGGSGSGKSEYAESEVERLAHLTESEEKYYIATMFPYGEETLQKIRRHQQMRTGKGFVTLECYTDLYRLAASDPFLGEPSKRPTVLLECMSNLLANECYMESGAQARELDPVGEIEKGMETLLRCCEHVVVVTNEVFSDIPVESKEMKSYLEYLGKINQWMAKRADQVTEVVYGIPLKREISGENGGKGMRMYIGGAYQGKLSYAKQQNPDIKWRDGASCTLEELLEAQGVYRFQEFIRKHMEIEDLAEQLIQENPRSVIVTDEIGYGLVPVEEEARNFRERTGRICTKLAAHCERVERIVCGISTRIR
- a CDS encoding xanthine phosphoribosyltransferase; this translates as MNFLEERILKDGIVKEGNVLKVDSFLNHQMDIDLFNQIGEEFKKRFEGKKIDKILTIEASGIGIACIVAQHFHVPVVFAKKAKSINLEGEMYVAEVESFTHKTKNQVIVAQKFLNEGEHVLLIDDFLANGCALQGLIQLVNQAGAEVEGIGIVIEKGFQTGGRVIRNMGYQLESLAIVESMDSEKNEIHFREQ
- a CDS encoding DeoR/GlpR family DNA-binding transcription regulator; the encoded protein is MNQTSTSNTPVSTATTSNNTNAPRFSEEREEIIMNFLQNQGSIRVGDVTDMLSISPSTARILLQKMQDKGLLKRTHGGAILDNKEDRSATHHRDYMNIAHREEKLKIAASAAATVEDGDYICLGSGTTLYLMATMLHGKQDLTVVTDSIPIAYELLNDDGITIYVSGGWIMKRNSACRGLTAENFFKEIHVDKVYNGADSIDLRMGITSVDFDPRTESALCRSGETCYILADSSKFKVHPYLDNVVNLPEIGHIITDTGVDEAQISALKKAGIDVILAE
- a CDS encoding dihydrodipicolinate synthase family protein, which encodes MSLDKFTHVFPAMVTPMNEDGSFNYEVAKKHIDWMMDNGIGGIGVLMASGEYQSVTLEEHKAYVNEIVPYVKAKGGSVIVGCSRERVEDACELMNNAYKAGADAAMVLPSFYYHQSQEEIIDHYTYLNDNSDLDIMVYNNPNVTSGISKETMQTLYKLPHVKIVKDASMVIDVMTDFIFDAEKAEEDKGVLCGCDYLLYQAYATGAIGWISMTANILPKLSADFHHAMIVEKDYQKGLELYKQLYPVVNMTERFPKPTQAVKYILQEVYGFEEGICRRPRRGMSEEEKKLVIEWSEIERLSKTNKN